The Calditrichota bacterium genome contains a region encoding:
- a CDS encoding deoxyribodipyrimidine photo-lyase translates to MIHPERIRALNDKPVRKGGYVLYWMQASQRAEYNHALEYAIERANELSLPLVVFFGLTESFPEANERHYAFMLQGLAEVESALRERGIRFLVRRCSPEKEVVRVANDAALVVVDRGYLRIQRQWREFAAARLPCLFLQVEADVVVPVEVASYKEEYSAATLRRKLAQHLGYFLRPLVARELRVPSLGIDVEGLSLADVRGLWASLAVDRSVPPSPLFQGGTGEAKRRLRAFIEQKLDRFAELRNDPSVDYLSHMSPYLHFGQISPLYIALQVQATGSPGEHAYLEELIVRRELSMNFVYFNQHYDSFVGLPVWAQKTLQKHVGDARPYSYTLAELEAAQTHDPCWNAAQQEMVLTGKMHGYMRMYWGKKILEWSPTPEEAFSRCLYLNNKYELDGRDPNGFAGVAWCFGKHDRPWGERAVFGNVRSMTEAGLRRKFDVDAYVRAVQRYQQVRPDVHA, encoded by the coding sequence ATGATCCACCCGGAGCGCATCAGGGCACTGAATGACAAGCCGGTTAGAAAGGGCGGATACGTCCTCTACTGGATGCAGGCCAGTCAGCGGGCCGAATACAACCACGCCCTGGAGTACGCAATCGAACGCGCCAATGAGCTCAGCCTGCCGCTGGTAGTCTTTTTCGGGCTCACCGAATCTTTCCCGGAGGCGAACGAGCGCCACTACGCCTTTATGCTGCAGGGCCTTGCCGAGGTAGAGAGCGCGCTTCGCGAGAGAGGTATTCGCTTCCTCGTGCGGCGCTGTTCCCCGGAAAAGGAGGTGGTGCGAGTTGCAAATGACGCGGCGCTCGTGGTGGTCGATCGCGGTTACCTCCGCATCCAGCGCCAGTGGCGAGAATTCGCGGCGGCCCGCCTGCCGTGTCTCTTCCTCCAGGTGGAAGCAGATGTGGTTGTCCCGGTTGAGGTGGCTTCCTACAAGGAGGAGTACTCGGCGGCGACGTTACGGCGCAAGCTCGCGCAGCACCTCGGGTACTTCCTCAGGCCTCTGGTCGCGCGCGAACTGCGTGTGCCGTCCTTAGGCATCGATGTGGAAGGTCTGTCGCTGGCCGATGTTCGAGGCCTGTGGGCATCCTTGGCGGTGGATCGCTCGGTTCCGCCGAGTCCTCTGTTCCAAGGTGGGACCGGCGAGGCGAAGCGTCGCCTGCGGGCGTTCATCGAGCAGAAGCTCGATCGCTTTGCCGAGCTCCGCAACGACCCCAGCGTGGACTATCTTTCCCACATGAGCCCCTACCTGCACTTTGGGCAAATTTCGCCGCTCTACATTGCCTTGCAGGTACAGGCCACGGGGAGCCCCGGTGAACACGCCTACCTTGAGGAGCTCATCGTGCGGCGCGAGCTGAGCATGAACTTTGTCTACTTCAACCAACACTATGACTCCTTCGTGGGGCTCCCAGTCTGGGCACAGAAGACGCTGCAAAAGCACGTTGGCGACGCCAGGCCCTATTCGTACACGCTGGCGGAGCTGGAGGCGGCACAGACGCACGATCCCTGCTGGAATGCTGCCCAACAGGAGATGGTGCTTACGGGCAAAATGCACGGCTACATGCGCATGTATTGGGGGAAGAAGATTTTAGAGTGGAGCCCCACGCCAGAAGAAGCGTTCTCGCGCTGTCTTTACCTGAACAACAAGTACGAACTGGACGGCCGGGACCCCAACGGTTTTGCTGGGGTCGCCTGGTGCTTCGGCAAGCATGACCGCCCCTGGGGCGAGCGGGCAGTCTTTGGCAATGTGCGCTCCATGACCGAAGCGGGCTTACGCCGCAAGTTTGATGTGGATGCATATGTGCGCGCCGTGCAACGGTACCAGCAGGTGAGGCCGGATGTACACGCCTGA
- a CDS encoding PorT family protein, which yields MTTLTRRTFASRWSLVLCAVVALGALSKSAVWAGDRYALEFSIGPVWASHWSPREKPPGTEVLVDWRSGLCLSLSGTARLARFATAELGLTYAEKGAQHTVRARSFPFGDMLLTYDFRYIELPATVRTYWVRFGSARLYTYGGAYVGLALGNSYNFYNAEKGSATRKLDEVQQGDVGFVSGFGWEVKIGRFSLLAKYRYSMGFVDLTLDTDPVYIPEFRGVDFPVIELRNFTHAFLVGVRWTMR from the coding sequence GTGACGACCCTGACGCGGCGAACTTTTGCGAGCCGATGGTCCCTCGTACTCTGCGCTGTGGTGGCTCTTGGGGCACTCAGCAAGTCGGCTGTGTGGGCCGGCGATCGTTACGCACTCGAGTTCAGCATAGGGCCGGTGTGGGCCAGCCATTGGAGCCCGCGAGAAAAACCGCCCGGCACCGAGGTACTCGTGGATTGGCGTTCCGGACTCTGCCTTTCGCTCAGTGGCACGGCACGCTTGGCAAGATTCGCGACGGCCGAGCTCGGGCTGACATATGCCGAAAAGGGAGCGCAGCACACCGTGCGGGCGCGTTCATTCCCCTTTGGCGACATGCTGCTCACCTACGACTTTCGCTACATTGAGCTACCCGCCACGGTCCGTACCTACTGGGTGAGGTTTGGATCTGCGCGGCTTTACACTTACGGCGGGGCCTATGTGGGGCTTGCTCTTGGCAACTCCTACAACTTCTACAATGCCGAGAAGGGCTCGGCAACGCGTAAACTGGATGAAGTCCAACAGGGCGACGTAGGGTTTGTTTCGGGCTTCGGCTGGGAGGTGAAGATAGGAAGGTTCTCGTTGCTGGCCAAGTATCGCTACAGCATGGGCTTTGTGGACCTGACGCTGGACACCGACCCCGTGTACATTCCAGAATTTCGGGGAGTTGATTTTCCAGTGATCGAGTTGCGTAATTTCACTCACGCCTTCTTGGTGGGCGTGCGGTGGACCATGAGGTGA
- a CDS encoding DUF523 and DUF1722 domain-containing protein, translating to MSIDVKPVVVVSKCLGFEACRYNGVTIPSEVVAKLAAFVRFVPVCPEVEIGLGVPREPIRVVQSRDGPRLLQPATGADVTDKMVAFASTFLAGQRNTHGFILKSRSPSCGIKDVKIFAGAGDPIPVAKGSGFFGAAVLEQFGHLSVEDEGRLSNFRLREHFLTHLFVTARFDQVKGIGTMGALVEFHSRHKLLLMSYSQKHLKEMGRIVANPEGKPVAQLLEQYEHHLHAALARPARSSAVINVLMHALGYFSPQLGAKEKAFFLDTLLKFREERVPLSVPVAVVKSWIARFGQPYLEAQVFFDPYPEALVEISDSGKGRDL from the coding sequence ATGAGCATCGACGTCAAGCCAGTTGTGGTGGTCAGCAAGTGTCTTGGCTTCGAGGCCTGTCGCTACAACGGCGTGACCATCCCCAGCGAGGTGGTTGCCAAACTGGCGGCTTTTGTGCGCTTTGTGCCGGTCTGCCCGGAGGTGGAGATTGGCCTCGGCGTACCCCGCGAGCCGATCCGGGTAGTACAGAGCAGGGATGGACCTCGCCTGCTGCAGCCGGCCACCGGTGCCGACGTGACCGACAAGATGGTTGCCTTTGCCTCGACCTTCCTTGCTGGGCAGCGCAACACGCACGGGTTCATCCTCAAAAGCCGTTCGCCCTCATGCGGTATCAAGGACGTCAAAATCTTTGCCGGTGCCGGCGATCCGATCCCAGTCGCGAAAGGGAGTGGTTTCTTCGGGGCTGCGGTGCTGGAACAGTTTGGCCACCTCTCAGTTGAGGACGAGGGCCGCTTGAGCAACTTCCGCCTGCGTGAGCATTTTCTCACGCACCTGTTTGTGACGGCTCGCTTCGACCAGGTCAAGGGGATCGGCACAATGGGCGCGCTGGTGGAGTTTCACAGTCGGCACAAGCTCTTGCTCATGAGTTACAGCCAGAAGCATCTCAAGGAGATGGGCAGGATTGTTGCCAACCCTGAGGGAAAGCCGGTGGCGCAGCTACTCGAACAATACGAGCACCACCTCCACGCAGCACTTGCCCGTCCGGCCCGCTCTTCAGCGGTGATCAATGTGCTCATGCACGCCTTGGGTTACTTTTCGCCGCAGCTGGGTGCGAAAGAGAAAGCCTTCTTCCTCGACACGCTGCTCAAGTTTCGAGAGGAGCGGGTGCCGCTCAGTGTCCCGGTTGCGGTGGTAAAGTCCTGGATCGCGCGCTTTGGGCAGCCGTATTTGGAGGCGCAGGTGTTTTTCGACCCTTACCCCGAAGCGCTGGTGGAGATTTCCGATTCCGGCAAAGGGCGGGACCTGTGA